One window of the Microvirga mediterraneensis genome contains the following:
- a CDS encoding FAD binding domain-containing protein, translating to MKAFTYERVSSPAQAAAAVARSPDAKFIAGGTNLLDLMKLQIETPAHLVDINGLKLDRVEPTPEGGMRIGALVRNTDLAADERIRRDYGVLSRALLAGASGQLRNRATTAGNLLQRTRCPYFYDTAQPCNKREPGSGCSALDGVSRQLGIVGVSEGCIATNPSDMAVAMRVLDAKVETVDAGGTTRTIPIAEFHRLPGDTPHIETVLKPGELITAVTLPPPVGGKQIYRKVRDRASYAFALVSVAAIVQQDGTGRVALGGVAHKPWRIEAADAELTRGAKAAAAALLSGAKPTRDNAFKLPLVERTIAAVLTETRA from the coding sequence ATGAAGGCCTTCACGTACGAGCGCGTCAGCTCACCGGCGCAGGCCGCCGCTGCTGTTGCGCGCAGTCCCGACGCCAAGTTCATTGCGGGCGGGACGAACCTGCTCGATCTGATGAAGCTCCAGATCGAGACCCCGGCCCACCTCGTCGACATCAACGGCCTCAAGCTCGACCGGGTCGAGCCGACGCCCGAGGGCGGTATGCGAATCGGGGCGCTCGTGCGCAACACGGACCTCGCAGCTGACGAGCGGATCCGGCGTGATTACGGGGTCCTGTCGCGAGCCCTGCTTGCCGGTGCTTCCGGACAGCTGCGCAACCGGGCGACAACAGCGGGCAACCTGCTTCAGCGCACCCGCTGCCCCTACTTCTACGACACGGCCCAGCCCTGCAACAAGAGGGAGCCGGGATCCGGCTGCTCCGCTCTGGACGGGGTCAGCCGGCAGCTCGGGATCGTCGGCGTGAGCGAAGGCTGCATCGCGACCAACCCGTCTGACATGGCCGTTGCCATGCGTGTGCTCGATGCAAAGGTCGAGACGGTCGATGCCGGCGGCACGACGCGGACGATCCCGATCGCCGAGTTCCACCGTCTTCCCGGCGATACGCCTCATATTGAAACCGTGCTCAAGCCCGGCGAGCTTATCACGGCTGTCACTCTGCCGCCCCCGGTCGGCGGCAAGCAGATCTATCGCAAGGTTCGAGACCGCGCCTCATACGCCTTTGCGCTGGTCTCTGTCGCAGCCATCGTGCAGCAGGACGGGACCGGACGAGTGGCCCTTGGCGGCGTGGCTCACAAGCCCTGGCGGATCGAAGCAGCGGACGCGGAACTGACCCGGGGGGCAAAGGCCGCGGCAGCGGCGCTCCTTTCCGGCGCAAAACCAACCCGCGACAACGCTTTCAAGCTTCCACTCGTCGAGCGCACCATCGCGGCGGTGCTCACCGAGACAAGGGCCTGA
- the paoA gene encoding aldehyde dehydrogenase iron-sulfur subunit PaoA — protein sequence MVDSDDLNLNRRDLMVGAGAYAAMPAIPGAARAQPEPDGRLVELQVALKVNGQSHTLTVDTRTTLLDLLRENLHLTGTKKGCDHGQCGACTVIVDGRRINSCLTLAVMQEGSDVTTIEGLGQPDNLHPMQAAFIKHDGYQCGYCTPGQICSSVAMLEEIKAGIPSHVTADLLAPIQPTEIEMRERMSGNICRCGAYSNIVEAITEVAERQG from the coding sequence ATGGTGGATTCGGACGACCTGAATCTGAACCGGCGCGATCTGATGGTCGGCGCCGGAGCGTACGCCGCCATGCCGGCCATTCCAGGTGCCGCGAGGGCGCAGCCGGAACCCGATGGCAGGCTCGTCGAGTTGCAGGTTGCCCTGAAGGTGAACGGGCAATCTCATACACTGACCGTCGATACCCGGACGACGCTTCTCGACCTTCTTCGCGAGAACCTGCACCTGACCGGCACCAAGAAGGGCTGCGACCACGGCCAGTGCGGCGCTTGCACGGTGATCGTGGATGGGCGTCGGATCAATTCCTGCCTGACCCTCGCGGTCATGCAGGAGGGCAGTGACGTCACCACGATCGAGGGGCTGGGCCAGCCCGACAATCTCCATCCGATGCAGGCCGCGTTCATCAAGCATGACGGCTATCAATGCGGTTACTGCACGCCAGGCCAGATCTGCTCAAGCGTCGCAATGCTGGAGGAGATCAAGGCTGGCATTCCGAGCCATGTCACGGCGGACCTGCTCGCACCCATCCAGCCGACAGAGATCGAGATGCGTGAGCGCATGAGCGGCAACATCTGTCGCTGCGGCGCGTACTCCAACATCGTCGAAGCCATCACTGAAGTCGCGGAGAGGCAAGGATGA
- a CDS encoding ATP-binding cassette domain-containing protein — translation MLEVKNLRSAYGRIEVLKGIDLKVQAGEIVALVGSNGAGKTTLLRALSGVQPITGGEIRFKDQRIERLPPHKRVELGMTQSPEGRQVFGPLTVEDNLRLGAYRRRDKEIDQDRDRIFAMFPILAEKRHLLAGGLSGGQQQMLAIGRALMGRPKLLLLDEPSLGLSPLLVDQILDAIVSLKKDGITVLLVEQNASAALAIADRGYVLETGKVAHSGAGSALLADPQIKAAYLGIA, via the coding sequence GTGCTTGAGGTGAAAAATCTGCGCAGCGCCTATGGCCGGATCGAGGTGCTCAAGGGCATCGATCTCAAAGTTCAAGCTGGCGAGATTGTCGCGCTGGTCGGCTCGAACGGAGCGGGCAAGACGACGTTGCTTCGCGCGCTCTCGGGCGTTCAGCCGATCACCGGCGGCGAGATCCGCTTCAAGGATCAACGCATCGAGCGGCTGCCGCCCCACAAGAGGGTGGAATTGGGCATGACGCAGTCGCCGGAGGGTCGGCAGGTCTTCGGACCTCTGACCGTCGAGGACAACCTGCGCCTCGGGGCCTACAGGCGGCGCGACAAGGAAATAGATCAGGATCGCGACCGCATCTTCGCGATGTTCCCGATCTTGGCCGAGAAGAGGCATCTTCTGGCAGGGGGGCTGTCGGGCGGCCAGCAGCAGATGCTCGCTATCGGCCGCGCCCTCATGGGACGCCCGAAGCTTCTGCTCCTGGACGAGCCGTCCCTCGGATTGTCGCCTCTCCTTGTCGACCAGATCCTGGATGCCATCGTGTCGCTCAAGAAGGACGGGATCACGGTACTCCTCGTCGAGCAGAACGCCAGCGCGGCCCTGGCGATCGCGGATCGCGGCTATGTGCTGGAAACCGGAAAGGTCGCTCATAGCGGCGCCGGTTCCGCTCTTCTCGCCGATCCTCAGATCAAGGCGGCCTACCTCGGCATCGCGTGA
- a CDS encoding ABC transporter ATP-binding protein yields the protein MTILKATDIGISFGGVKAVDGVSFSASPGQILSIIGPNGAGKTTLFNIVSGVYTASRGSIRLADQDVTGLPPHKLAARGLSRTFQNLQIFQRMTACENVMVGRHLREKCSLLPALFRTPSVTRQNRETRAAALDLLAEVGLKDAADVPAGSLPYGACKRLEIARALAAEPRVLLLDEPAAGCNAVETEEIDHLIKQVADRGVAVVLVEHDMKLVMKISDRILVLERGRPLAEGTPREVRDDPRVLEAYLGRHGAREAARA from the coding sequence ATGACGATCCTGAAAGCGACGGACATTGGCATTTCCTTTGGCGGCGTGAAGGCGGTCGATGGCGTGAGCTTTTCGGCCAGTCCTGGACAGATCCTGTCGATCATCGGTCCCAATGGCGCTGGCAAGACCACGCTCTTCAACATCGTGTCCGGTGTTTATACGGCGAGCCGCGGATCGATCCGCCTCGCCGACCAGGACGTGACGGGACTTCCCCCTCACAAGCTCGCCGCGCGCGGGCTTTCGCGGACCTTTCAAAACCTGCAGATCTTCCAGCGCATGACCGCCTGCGAGAATGTGATGGTGGGGCGCCACCTGCGAGAGAAGTGCAGCCTGTTGCCGGCCCTGTTCAGGACGCCGTCGGTTACACGCCAGAACCGGGAGACCCGGGCGGCGGCGCTCGATCTGCTGGCCGAGGTTGGCTTGAAGGACGCCGCCGATGTTCCGGCCGGATCTTTGCCCTACGGAGCCTGCAAGCGACTGGAGATCGCCCGCGCGCTTGCCGCCGAACCGCGGGTGCTTCTTCTCGATGAGCCCGCCGCCGGCTGCAATGCGGTGGAGACGGAGGAGATCGATCACCTGATCAAGCAGGTCGCCGATCGAGGTGTCGCCGTGGTCCTAGTCGAGCACGACATGAAGCTCGTGATGAAGATTTCCGACAGGATCCTCGTGCTCGAGCGCGGACGGCCGCTTGCGGAAGGCACACCGCGGGAGGTGCGCGATGATCCAAGGGTCCTTGAGGCCTATCTGGGACGACACGGCGCACGGGAGGCTGCCCGTGCTTGA
- a CDS encoding branched-chain amino acid ABC transporter permease, translating into MRALLNQRFITLIVLAAVIAALPLVFPSSYYFRVASLVWVSALAAIGLNILMGQAGQVSLGHAAFFGIGAYAVAIGPTHLGIPPWAALLVGAVLSGILAYLVGRPILRLKGHYLAIATLGLGVLVALVITTESRWTGGPDGMPVERLTLFGWRVSGSYTWYWVTGALLLIGTWIALNLDETPTGRAFRALHDSEVAAQVVGVDVARFKLQAFVIAAVYASLAGSALAFMNGFINPDQAGFLHSVELVTIVVLGGLGSVVGSIVGAAVLITLPQALTIFQEYEHLLLGLIIIVAMIFMRNGIVPSLSSLLVRRARS; encoded by the coding sequence ATGCGGGCACTCCTGAACCAGCGCTTCATCACGCTCATCGTGCTGGCGGCGGTGATCGCCGCGCTGCCGCTCGTCTTTCCGTCGAGCTATTACTTCCGCGTGGCTTCGCTCGTCTGGGTCTCGGCGCTTGCCGCGATCGGCCTCAACATCCTGATGGGGCAGGCCGGACAGGTCAGCCTGGGACATGCAGCCTTCTTCGGCATCGGAGCCTATGCGGTGGCGATCGGGCCGACGCATCTCGGCATTCCCCCCTGGGCCGCGCTGCTCGTCGGCGCGGTTCTCTCAGGCATTCTCGCCTATCTTGTTGGGCGCCCGATCCTGCGGCTGAAAGGACACTACCTTGCGATCGCGACTCTCGGTCTCGGCGTCCTCGTGGCGCTCGTCATTACAACGGAGAGCCGCTGGACCGGCGGACCGGACGGCATGCCGGTCGAGCGGCTGACGCTGTTCGGCTGGCGCGTGAGCGGCTCCTACACCTGGTACTGGGTAACCGGGGCCCTTCTCCTCATCGGAACCTGGATCGCGCTCAATCTCGACGAGACACCGACCGGACGAGCCTTCCGCGCGCTCCATGACAGCGAGGTGGCAGCGCAGGTCGTCGGTGTCGACGTGGCCCGCTTCAAGCTGCAGGCCTTCGTGATCGCCGCCGTCTACGCGTCTCTCGCGGGTTCCGCCCTTGCCTTCATGAATGGCTTCATCAACCCGGATCAGGCCGGTTTCCTGCATTCGGTCGAACTCGTCACCATCGTGGTGCTCGGCGGTCTCGGCTCCGTGGTCGGGAGCATCGTCGGTGCCGCGGTGCTCATCACCCTCCCGCAGGCCCTTACGATTTTCCAGGAGTACGAGCACCTTCTGCTCGGCCTCATCATCATCGTGGCGATGATCTTCATGCGCAATGGCATCGTGCCGAGCCTCTCGAGCCTTTTGGTCCGGAGGGCCCGCTCATGA
- a CDS encoding branched-chain amino acid ABC transporter permease encodes MAEFLQFLISGLTVGAVYALVALGFTLIYNASGVVNFAQGEFVMLGGMVTVFVSAAGVPLPLAALIAIGVAVVIGLLLHRFAIEPARGASAVTLIIITIGASILLRGLAAIVFDKQFHKLPAFTGDTPVDVMGAAVQPQSFWVLGGTAVVVLALYIFLEHTITGKAVLATAANRLAARLVGINTTTIMALAFGGSAAIGAIAGILVTPITLTSYDVGTLLALKGFAAAMLGGMGNPVGAVVGGLLLGLLEAFGAGYISSTYKDAFAFVVILIVLFAAPQGLFGRRVVERV; translated from the coding sequence ATGGCCGAGTTCCTCCAGTTTCTCATTTCCGGTCTGACGGTAGGAGCCGTCTACGCGCTGGTCGCACTCGGCTTCACCCTGATCTACAACGCGTCGGGCGTGGTGAATTTCGCCCAGGGCGAATTCGTCATGCTCGGCGGCATGGTGACGGTGTTCGTGTCGGCGGCCGGCGTGCCTCTTCCGCTGGCAGCTTTGATCGCCATCGGGGTGGCCGTCGTGATCGGGCTGCTGCTGCACCGGTTCGCCATCGAGCCGGCGCGCGGCGCATCGGCCGTGACCCTCATCATCATCACCATCGGCGCCTCGATCCTGTTGCGCGGCCTTGCGGCGATCGTCTTCGACAAGCAGTTCCACAAGCTTCCCGCCTTCACGGGCGATACGCCGGTCGACGTGATGGGTGCGGCTGTGCAGCCGCAGAGCTTCTGGGTGCTGGGCGGAACGGCGGTCGTCGTCCTCGCCCTCTACATCTTTCTCGAACATACGATCACGGGCAAGGCCGTGCTCGCGACGGCCGCGAACCGCCTCGCGGCGCGTCTCGTCGGAATCAACACCACCACCATCATGGCACTCGCCTTCGGCGGCTCTGCCGCTATCGGGGCCATCGCGGGCATCCTCGTGACACCGATCACGCTGACGAGCTACGACGTCGGCACGCTGCTGGCCCTGAAAGGATTCGCCGCCGCTATGCTGGGCGGCATGGGCAATCCGGTCGGAGCCGTCGTGGGCGGCCTGCTGCTTGGTCTGCTGGAAGCCTTCGGTGCCGGCTACATCAGTTCGACCTACAAGGATGCCTTCGCGTTCGTCGTCATTCTCATCGTCCTGTTCGCGGCTCCCCAGGGCCTGTTCGGACGCCGGGTCGTGGAGAGGGTGTAG
- a CDS encoding ABC transporter substrate-binding protein, translating to MNSKTALKSLLAASVMAFGVSQGALAQNTVKIGSVLSVTGPSSFLGEPEDKTMRLYVDKINAAGGVAGKHIELVIYDDGGDANKARTFATRLIEDDEVIAMVGGTTTGSTMAMIPVFEEAQVPFISLAGAIEVIDPARKFVFKTPHTDKMACEKIFEDLKKRNLTKVGLISGTDGFGASMRAQCVKVAPNYGMEIVSDENYGPRDSDMTAQLTKIKNTAGLQAVVNPGFGQGPAIVTRNYAQLGMTNIPFYQSHGVASKSFIDLAGAAAEGVRLPAAALLVGDKLPESDPQKKVVTEYKQAYEGATKQPVSTFGGHAYDGLFILVEAMKRANSTDPKKIRDEIEKTKGFVGTGGIVNMSPTDHLGLDLSAFRMLEIKGGDWNLIASGS from the coding sequence ATGAACTCGAAAACCGCTCTCAAATCACTTCTGGCCGCCAGCGTCATGGCTTTCGGCGTCTCGCAGGGCGCGCTCGCCCAGAACACCGTCAAAATCGGATCAGTGCTCTCGGTGACCGGGCCGTCGTCGTTTCTCGGTGAGCCGGAAGACAAGACGATGCGGCTCTACGTCGACAAGATCAATGCGGCGGGCGGCGTCGCTGGCAAGCATATCGAGCTCGTGATCTACGACGATGGCGGCGATGCCAACAAGGCACGCACCTTCGCGACGCGCCTGATCGAAGATGACGAGGTGATCGCCATGGTGGGAGGAACGACCACCGGCAGCACCATGGCGATGATCCCGGTCTTCGAAGAGGCGCAAGTGCCGTTCATCTCGCTTGCGGGTGCCATCGAGGTGATCGATCCGGCGCGCAAGTTCGTCTTCAAGACACCGCACACGGACAAGATGGCGTGCGAGAAGATCTTCGAGGATCTGAAGAAGCGCAATCTCACCAAGGTCGGCCTGATCTCGGGCACAGACGGTTTCGGGGCATCCATGCGCGCGCAATGCGTCAAGGTCGCGCCGAATTACGGCATGGAGATCGTCAGCGACGAGAACTACGGTCCGCGCGACAGCGACATGACCGCTCAGCTGACGAAGATCAAGAACACGGCCGGCCTGCAGGCGGTGGTCAATCCAGGCTTCGGCCAGGGGCCAGCCATCGTGACCCGCAACTACGCCCAGCTCGGCATGACCAACATCCCCTTCTACCAGAGCCATGGCGTGGCCTCGAAGAGCTTCATCGATCTGGCCGGCGCCGCTGCCGAAGGCGTGCGCCTGCCGGCGGCCGCGCTCCTCGTTGGCGACAAGCTGCCGGAGAGCGATCCGCAGAAGAAGGTCGTGACGGAATACAAGCAGGCCTACGAGGGCGCGACCAAACAGCCGGTCTCGACCTTCGGCGGACACGCCTATGACGGTCTCTTCATCCTGGTCGAGGCCATGAAGCGCGCGAACTCGACCGATCCGAAGAAGATCCGCGACGAAATCGAGAAGACCAAGGGTTTCGTCGGCACCGGAGGCATCGTGAACATGTCGCCCACCGACCATCTCGGTCTCGATCTTTCGGCCTTCCGAATGCTCGAGATCAAGGGCGGCGACTGGAACCTGATCGCCTCGGGAAGCTGA
- the paaG gene encoding 2-(1,2-epoxy-1,2-dihydrophenyl)acetyl-CoA isomerase PaaG, protein MVENDLIVTERREGYRALVLNRPDRLNSFNEAMHAALMSALVDAEADGTCRALVITGAGRGFCAGQDLSDRVFSPGQVPDLSSTLERLYNPLVRKLRALRMPVICAVNGVAAGAGANIALACDIVLAARSAKFIQAFSKLGLVPDSGGTWFLPRLVGPARARALALLAEPVTAEQAEDWGMIWKTVDDAALMDEAHRLAAHFAAQPTVGLGLIKQALDASETNDLDRQLDLERDLQGQAGRTPDYIEGVTAFFEKRQPKFTGRA, encoded by the coding sequence ATGGTGGAGAACGATCTCATCGTCACGGAGCGTCGCGAGGGCTATCGGGCTCTTGTTCTCAACAGGCCCGATCGCCTGAACTCCTTCAACGAGGCAATGCATGCGGCCCTGATGTCCGCTCTGGTCGATGCCGAAGCGGACGGGACCTGCCGCGCTCTTGTCATCACGGGCGCCGGTCGCGGATTCTGCGCCGGCCAAGATCTGTCGGATCGGGTCTTCAGCCCCGGCCAGGTTCCGGATCTCTCCTCAACCCTGGAGCGCCTCTACAATCCCCTCGTACGCAAGCTCCGTGCGCTGCGGATGCCTGTCATCTGCGCGGTGAACGGCGTTGCCGCGGGAGCAGGCGCCAACATCGCGCTGGCCTGCGACATCGTCCTGGCGGCGCGTTCGGCCAAGTTCATCCAGGCCTTTTCCAAGCTCGGCCTCGTGCCGGATTCGGGCGGCACCTGGTTCCTGCCGCGCCTCGTCGGCCCGGCGCGCGCGCGGGCCCTCGCGCTTCTCGCCGAACCGGTCACGGCGGAACAGGCGGAAGACTGGGGCATGATCTGGAAAACGGTCGACGATGCCGCCCTGATGGACGAGGCGCATCGTCTTGCCGCTCACTTCGCCGCTCAGCCGACCGTCGGCCTCGGATTGATCAAGCAGGCGCTCGATGCCTCCGAGACGAACGATCTCGACCGGCAGCTCGATCTCGAACGCGACCTGCAAGGACAGGCCGGACGCACGCCGGACTACATCGAGGGCGTCACGGCATTCTTCGAGAAGCGGCAGCCGAAATTCACCGGGAGAGCGTGA
- the paaI gene encoding hydroxyphenylacetyl-CoA thioesterase PaaI, with amino-acid sequence MDARPDHQDDASHAIATACAEAMWADDQASRGLGMVIERVSPGEAVLSMTIRSDMTNGHGICHGGFIFTLADSAFAFACNTYDQRTVAQHCAVTFLLPGRRGDRLTAHAVERNRSGRSGIYDVTVRDGKGAVVAEFRGHSRTIAGTLLGPDPQ; translated from the coding sequence ATGGACGCGCGACCAGACCATCAGGACGACGCGTCTCACGCCATCGCCACGGCCTGCGCCGAAGCCATGTGGGCGGACGACCAGGCGAGCCGAGGGCTCGGCATGGTGATCGAACGCGTGTCACCGGGCGAGGCCGTTCTCTCCATGACGATCCGCTCCGACATGACGAACGGACACGGCATCTGCCACGGCGGCTTCATCTTCACCCTGGCCGACTCGGCTTTCGCGTTCGCCTGTAACACCTACGACCAGCGCACGGTGGCGCAACATTGCGCGGTGACGTTCCTGCTGCCGGGCAGGAGGGGCGACAGGCTCACGGCCCATGCGGTCGAACGTAACCGCTCGGGCCGGTCCGGCATCTACGACGTGACGGTCCGCGACGGAAAAGGCGCGGTGGTCGCCGAGTTTCGCGGTCATTCGCGCACCATCGCCGGCACCCTTCTCGGCCCGGATCCCCAATAA
- the paaK gene encoding phenylacetate--CoA ligase PaaK yields MLQIPHRKLSELKPQPTQLDRFELASRDELAAWQRERLAWSLRHAYENVPHYRAKFDAAGVHPDDFKELSDLARFPFTTKADLRDNYPFGMFAVPQNQIARVHGSSGTTGKPTVVGYTKRDIDTWADVVARSIRASGGRPGMKVHVAYGYGLFTGGLGAHYGAERLGCMVIPMSGGMTERQVQLIQDFQPDVIMVTPSYMLAILDEFRKQGLDPRQSSLKVGIFGAEPWTNAMRAEIEEAFDIHAVDIYGLSEVMGPGVACECVESKDGLHIWEDHFYPEVINPVTGEVLPDGEEGELVFTSLTKEAMPVIRYRTRDLTRLLPGTARAMRRMEKITGRTDDMMIIRGVNVFPTQIEEKLLTIPTLSGHYQIILTREGRMDQMEIRAEIRPYADYPETRKAAAERLGQSIKDTIGITAHVNVLDPEGIERSLGKARRVIDRRPKE; encoded by the coding sequence TTGCTTCAGATCCCGCATCGCAAGCTGTCCGAACTCAAGCCTCAACCCACTCAGCTCGATCGCTTCGAACTCGCGTCGCGGGATGAACTCGCCGCCTGGCAGCGTGAGCGCCTCGCCTGGTCCCTGCGCCATGCCTACGAGAACGTGCCGCACTACCGGGCGAAGTTCGATGCGGCCGGCGTTCATCCGGACGATTTCAAGGAGCTGAGCGACCTCGCCCGGTTCCCCTTCACCACCAAGGCCGACCTGCGGGACAATTATCCCTTCGGCATGTTCGCCGTTCCCCAGAATCAGATCGCCCGCGTGCACGGCTCGTCCGGCACCACCGGCAAGCCCACGGTCGTAGGCTATACCAAACGCGACATCGACACCTGGGCCGATGTGGTGGCCCGCTCGATCAGGGCCAGCGGCGGTCGCCCCGGCATGAAGGTGCATGTCGCCTACGGCTACGGCCTGTTCACGGGCGGATTGGGCGCGCATTACGGCGCCGAGCGCCTCGGCTGCATGGTGATCCCCATGTCGGGCGGCATGACGGAACGGCAGGTACAACTCATCCAGGATTTCCAGCCCGACGTCATCATGGTCACGCCGTCCTACATGCTGGCCATTCTCGATGAGTTCCGGAAGCAGGGGCTCGATCCGCGCCAATCCTCGCTCAAGGTCGGCATCTTCGGCGCCGAGCCCTGGACGAATGCCATGCGGGCGGAAATCGAAGAAGCCTTCGACATCCATGCGGTCGACATCTACGGCCTGTCCGAGGTCATGGGGCCGGGCGTCGCCTGCGAATGCGTGGAAAGCAAGGACGGGCTGCACATCTGGGAAGACCACTTCTATCCTGAGGTGATCAACCCGGTGACCGGTGAAGTCCTGCCTGACGGTGAGGAAGGCGAACTCGTCTTCACATCGCTGACCAAGGAGGCGATGCCCGTCATCCGCTACCGTACCCGGGATCTGACGCGCCTCCTGCCCGGCACAGCCCGGGCCATGCGCCGCATGGAGAAGATTACTGGCCGCACCGACGACATGATGATCATCCGGGGCGTCAACGTCTTCCCTACCCAGATCGAGGAGAAGCTCCTCACGATTCCGACCCTGTCGGGCCACTACCAGATCATCCTGACCCGCGAAGGCCGGATGGACCAGATGGAGATCCGGGCCGAGATCCGGCCGTATGCCGATTACCCGGAAACCCGCAAAGCCGCCGCCGAGCGCCTGGGACAGTCGATCAAGGATACCATCGGCATCACGGCTCATGTAAATGTCCTCGATCCTGAAGGAATCGAGCGCTCTCTCGGCAAGGCGAGACGCGTGATCGACCGCAGACCGAAAGAATAG
- a CDS encoding TetR/AcrR family transcriptional regulator, with the protein MARTRATDYDDKRRAILDRSAELFAEHGYDRASMSKIAEACGVSKANLYHYYKDKEELLFDVIRFHLEELLEVVEAIDRPDLSPEDRLRELVAALLEAYRDADAQHNVQINGMRLLSSDRQGELKAVERDLVKIFSDAVAGVAPQLKGTKLLKPVTMSLFGMINWHYLWFKSSGEVTRADYAALVSQLIVDGTRNLHAEPAAPSRRVSAAE; encoded by the coding sequence ATGGCCCGAACCCGCGCCACCGATTATGACGACAAGCGCCGGGCGATCCTCGATCGTTCGGCCGAACTCTTTGCGGAGCACGGCTACGACCGCGCCTCAATGAGCAAGATCGCGGAAGCCTGTGGGGTCTCCAAGGCCAACCTTTACCACTACTACAAGGATAAGGAGGAGCTGCTCTTCGACGTGATCCGCTTTCATCTTGAGGAGTTGCTCGAGGTGGTGGAGGCGATTGATCGCCCGGATCTCTCCCCTGAAGATCGCCTGAGGGAACTGGTCGCGGCCCTGCTCGAGGCCTATCGCGATGCCGACGCCCAGCACAACGTGCAGATCAACGGCATGCGCCTGCTCTCGTCCGACCGCCAGGGCGAGCTCAAGGCCGTGGAGCGCGATCTGGTGAAGATATTTTCCGACGCCGTGGCGGGCGTGGCGCCGCAGCTCAAGGGGACAAAGCTGCTCAAGCCTGTGACCATGTCCCTCTTCGGCATGATCAACTGGCATTACCTCTGGTTCAAGAGTTCCGGCGAGGTGACCCGCGCGGATTATGCCGCCCTCGTATCCCAGCTCATCGTGGATGGGACCCGCAACCTTCATGCGGAACCCGCCGCCCCGTCACGGCGCGTCAGCGCTGCGGAATAG
- a CDS encoding Phenylacetic acid catabolic protein — protein MVDDEDLVTFIAGGGRLSAPGNVTPRYRGELMRLMAIFIDSEMAGASGFADCINLAPGLKERIIATRIVFDKFNHARQVLDLMEQFGANTVQYVGAHPWASRLDRSVNLGTRRMEGDMRLNVFHYPINGWVDAVVMNCLMGHATVVQLDELTRGSYQPFADVLANILPTERRHAELGQQGLQVALERGHDRTDAQASINYWYPRVAETFGSSASDHFAQHRKYGLRQKGREELTLEWQSLVHPTLSRFGLAVPGLS, from the coding sequence ATGGTCGATGATGAGGATCTCGTCACCTTCATAGCCGGCGGCGGCCGGTTGAGCGCACCGGGGAATGTCACGCCGCGCTATCGCGGCGAGCTGATGCGCCTGATGGCGATCTTCATCGATTCGGAGATGGCAGGCGCTTCCGGCTTCGCCGACTGCATCAACCTTGCCCCGGGGTTGAAGGAGCGGATCATCGCGACCCGCATCGTCTTCGACAAATTCAACCATGCCCGACAGGTTTTGGACCTGATGGAGCAGTTCGGAGCCAACACGGTCCAGTATGTGGGAGCCCATCCCTGGGCATCCCGACTCGATCGCAGCGTCAATCTCGGCACGCGGCGCATGGAAGGCGACATGCGCCTCAACGTGTTCCACTACCCGATCAACGGCTGGGTCGACGCGGTGGTGATGAACTGCTTGATGGGACATGCGACCGTGGTGCAGCTCGACGAGCTGACACGAGGTTCCTACCAGCCCTTTGCCGACGTTCTCGCTAATATCCTTCCTACCGAGAGGCGCCACGCGGAACTCGGGCAACAGGGATTACAGGTTGCCTTGGAGAGAGGGCACGACAGGACCGATGCTCAGGCGTCGATCAATTACTGGTATCCTCGCGTGGCCGAAACCTTCGGCAGTAGCGCGTCGGACCATTTTGCCCAGCATCGGAAATACGGATTGCGCCAGAAGGGACGGGAGGAGCTGACCCTCGAGTGGCAGAGCCTCGTCCACCCGACGCTCTCGCGCTTCGGCCTTGCCGTTCCGGGCCTGTCCTGA